Within the Setaria viridis chromosome 3, Setaria_viridis_v4.0, whole genome shotgun sequence genome, the region AAGGCTAGTAGAAGCACCCGAAGCCCACGCCAATGCACTAGATAGATAGCGTCAGTTTCGGCTGCTCTCTGCTAGTCTGCTGCGCTTTCCTcctctaaaaaaaaaaaaagtttagccGCTCTGCTTGCCGCTCGCCCGCTCGTGCCATGAGAGCTGATCAATGTCGATGCAATTCCCGCGGGCACAGGCACCCGGCGGCCAAATTCCATTGCACATGTAACGATTGGTATCGAAGGTAGAATGGAGGCTTTActtcaataaaataaaatagaatgGAGGCAAATATGTGTTCGATTCGCCATGTGTGTTTGCCCCACCTATAATAGTTGTTTGAATTCAGTTCATGCAAACGCTGATGACCAGTGGATGCTGCTTCTCTGGTTTTTATGGACTACCATTGGATTTGGAACGCGCTAAGGTTGAACATCTTGTACATATACGATTTTGGATGGCCAGTGGATGCTGCTTCTCTTCTGTTTTAGACCAGGACCAGCTCCTCTGTATTTATTTAGTCATTCAGACTACAATCTTGCTACAAACATTGCCACTGGTAAAAGTAGGGGCCATGAGTAGCCCAAGAAGTCAGTGTGGCATACTGGCATCCTTATTAGCACAAAGGTGATCTGCCAGGTTTCATCTCGTGTGTTTTATGGAGTAAAGCAACCCTTACTCTGCATGACATCAACAAGTAAAATGATCTCTGAAAACGGTTTTCCTATGAATTCCTCCAATCCAAATAAAGGGCCACGTTTTGGCGGGGACTTAGCTGAATGAACTGAAACAAAACACCTTTAATCCATAAGCATCACTGAACTGATTATAATGTCAGTGATTTTATTTCCTGAGAATAAAGACTAGAGTTCATTTGATGAATCGATTGTCACTTGCAGGGATTAGCAAGCGGAGTTCCACACAAGCACTTGTTGTGCTGGAAGTTGAAGAGGTCGAATCTCCCCATGTGGCCGCCGGTGGGCACCGCGCCGCAGAGCCGGTTGTAGCTGACGTTGAAGAACTGAAGGTTCGTGAGGTTGGCAACCTCCGCTGGGATGCCGCCGGTGATGGCGTTGTGGCTCACGTCGATGAAGTAGAGCTGCTCCGGCAGCCCCACGCCAGAGAGGTCGAAGCTGAAGGCGTTCCGCGACAGGTCCAGGTACTGGAGCTCCTTTCCCCGGCCGAAGAGGCCCGACGCGTCGCCGGTGAAGCGGTTGCGCGACAGGTCGAGGTGCGCGAAATTGGCGGCGGCGAACTcggcggggagggcgccggACAGGTTGTTGTGCGACAGCCAGAGGTAGATCTGGTCGGCGGACTTGCTGAGGAGCCGTGGAGGGATGGAGCCGGTGAGGCGGTTGCGGCTGAGGTTGATGCCGGAGAGGTTTGGGATGGCGGCGAGCGAGGTCGGGATGATGCCTGTTAGGGAGTTGAAGGAGAGGTCGAGGAAGGTGAGCTTGGTGAGCGCGCCGAGGAAGGACGGCACGGGCCCGGAGACGGCGGTCCAGGAGATGGTGAGGGAGGAGAGGTTGGAGAGCTtggcgatggccggcgggatGGGACCGGATATGCCAGGGAGGTGGTGCCACGTGAGGCTCTGGAGGTGGacgaggccggcgacggcgtcggggATGGTGCCCGTGATGTTATCGTCCTGGAACACGGAGAGGCCGACGACGCGGCCGGTGGAGTCGTCGCAGTCGACGTCGTACCAGTCGCAGCACGGGTAGTCGGGCGTCCAGGACGCGAAGTGGTAGGGGTTGCCGAGCGCAGCCTTGATGGC harbors:
- the LOC117847562 gene encoding polygalacturonase inhibitor, whose translation is MKTRGAFQHAVLLLTVASLVSAAAAASKARCHSGDNAALLAIKAALGNPYHFASWTPDYPCCDWYDVDCDDSTGRVVGLSVFQDDNITGTIPDAVAGLVHLQSLTWHHLPGISGPIPPAIAKLSNLSSLTISWTAVSGPVPSFLGALTKLTFLDLSFNSLTGIIPTSLAAIPNLSGINLSRNRLTGSIPPRLLSKSADQIYLWLSHNNLSGALPAEFAAANFAHLDLSRNRFTGDASGLFGRGKELQYLDLSRNAFSFDLSGVGLPEQLYFIDVSHNAITGGIPAEVANLTNLQFFNVSYNRLCGAVPTGGHMGRFDLFNFQHNKCLCGTPLANPCK